The sequence below is a genomic window from Anas platyrhynchos isolate ZD024472 breed Pekin duck chromosome 20, IASCAAS_PekinDuck_T2T, whole genome shotgun sequence.
TCACTGGCACTCCCTGTGTGGATAGGTGATCCCGAAATTCCCAGCATCTTTGCAAAGCACGTGCAGCAGGCTGAGGCTCCCAACTTGTGTTTGGGAGCACAGCATCACCTACTGAATATTAAGAGGTCCTTGTTGCTGGGAGTTCAGTCATTCAAAGGCAAGAGATTATTCATCTATCAGTACTTGTCTGAAATTGGCATGAAACCTGCACATCGTGAGTGATGTCCTTTGCTGGAGCAGTCCTGACTAAATTATCTCTTCTTGCCTGTCCATTAGTGATGGTATGACGGCTGTCACTTCAGTAGTATAAGCAAGCTTCAAGGTCATCCTGCTGCCCCCCGTAATGTgctgcaccaggagctgtgtgCTTCTGCAAGCTGTTGGCAGCTTAAACCCAGCCACAGTTCCCATGGTGTTAGAGGCACTTGGAgttgctttgcttgtttttcctctaaTGCGTTGTGAAATTGAAGTAACTGAAATAACACTTCACTAAGCAGACTGCAAGTCGTGCTTCTCTCCTGGAAAAACTGAACCTCGGTCCTGTGTCATTTGGAGCTCTTCAAAAAGCTTCACAAAAGAAGTGTTGGGATCCTTTTAATGTGGATGACAGATGTTTGCTGGGGCAGGCGCCACTGCCTTCCAACAGCACCTTTCActgcagctcccacctgctGACTTACAAGTCACAGAAGGCCTGGGGGCCTCATGGGGGTGGTGTTGGCCTTTTGAAACACCAGTGCACCCGATGCAGAACGGCCTGGCAAGCTAAAGACACTGCCTCGGGTATGCTCCAGTGTAAGCTGCTCTGTGCGGGGGCTTTGGGTGAGGTGTGGGGGGGTGACAGATGTGGAGGAGCATTGCTGGGGTCACCCCGCAGCAGGCAGGGTTCAGCAGGGGTGAGGGCTCTTCCCTGTGCAAAAGAGGTGGGAAAGCTCCCTGGGAGCGGTCAGGCTGAGGAAGGAACACAAACCTTCACGGGAAGGTGGAGAAGTACAGAGCAAAGCCTGTGTTGGATGTGTAAAGCTGCAGGAAAACTGAAGTAACCTGAAACTGGTTTCTCAGATGGATGTTTCTTCCTGGCCTGGTTTGAATTCTAATGTGTGAGTTCTTCTCCCCTCTGGAGTTCCTGGTTCCTGGCTTTCGGCTCATGCACCTACTGCTAAGGCTGCTGGACAGCCCTACAAGTGCCCAGCTCTTTCACTTACCTCCTGGCTCAGTGACTGACTGTGCTTGCATTTCTGACTCTAAAAGCTGCTGTTagatgttgttgtttttttttttttttttttgtggctgtttCAGAACACACTTTATCTAGCCAGGCATTTTATGTGCTTCTCAGGGCCTGGGTAGCAATGTCTGCAAGCACAAGGATGTTCCTCCAGTCCTTGGCGTGCTGCTGTCTTTGTAGCTATCTTAAACTGCAGGCCTTCCCATGTTATATCAGTCCATGTAGCCACATAAAAGCTTGTAAATCTTGTCCCTCATCTGTCACTAAACCGTTGAGATCAGCTTTCATACATGTCCTGGGCATCTGTGCAcaggagctggtcctgcagagcctcctgTTGCTGGTATCCACTGGCATCTTTCCGCAACAGGGCAGAGTAACTCTCTCTTCTCTGTGTTGTCCAATGTGGTCATATCCAGCTGGTCTTGTGACACTCCTTGGCTTGGGGGTTCGTCTTTCCAGGGGAGGTAACTTGCCTTTcttagcactgtgacctgaTTTACTGCCGTGGCGCTCCCTTTATATAGCTATGTTCTTTTACCAGAAACCAAGCGGCAGGCAGATGGGCGCGTTGACACTGATCTTACTGCCCATCTGCTTAGCTTGCAAATCCATTGATTACTGTATGGCGTGGAGGGGCATGCGAGTTCTGACTGGACTTAATGTTCCTTGGTCTTCAATGTACACCCATCCTGTGGTGGTAATGGCTAGGTGGGGAAACAGGAATTTTTTCTGATAGGTGTGTTGGTTTTCCATTGGAAAGTACGAGACCTTTTAGAAGGACTTCTGGTTATTGGGAGACACTTGCTTCATGAGGCTGCAGGCACTCTGTTTGGAAATGCCTTCACtgtgtgtgtaaaaaaaaaaaaaaaaagtagctgcaCACTGCTGTTCTGTACCTACTGAACTGCAGGCTTGAGTCCTGTGCCCACGCACCACCCTCTTGCAACACTGTAGATGAGAAGGTTGCAGAGCAGTTCAGCTTGACCTAATTGctgtatttaagagatgtgtgtgTGATGTCCATCTACAAACTCTCGAGAATGATGTGCCTTTCAGGCAGAGAACCGGGGAGACCTGCGGTGTATCAAGTCAGTTTTTGGATGTTTGTGgtgcagctgtgctgtgagtgcagcctgctgctggaggagtgTGCAGTGCTGGATGCTGTCCTTGTGTGTAGTACTGACCTGCGAAGGTGAGGCAAGGTGAAGCTGCTTGCCAAGATAAACGTACCGGTGAGAAATGTCCCAATATCCCTACTGCTAGGGAAAGGTCTTGTTCCACAGCCTGCTGATAGAGCAGAGACGTGAATttgaagagtggctggaaaagAAGCCTGTCCACGCTAACAGAAATAGCTCACGGCGTTTATGAAACTTTAGCCTTCCTGTTACCTTTCATGTGACTATTCTAATACCAGttttctgtttccctttctAGGTCTAATTGCTGAGGCTTTGTAAAATGGCTTTGCGCTTTCGCACTTTGTTCCCGTACGCCATACCTGGAGTGCTGGCACTTCTTGGCTGCTGGTGGATCTATTCCTATAGAAAAAAGCATCCGAGCAATCATAACAGACAAGTGGTAGCCATtgcagaagagcagcagaaagaaCTGCCAGAGAATGATTCATCACCCAAAACAGAAGCACGTGTTCCTCAAAGACTGCCTCTCTCCTCAGAAGAGGAACGCCCAGAGAACGAGACCTCGACCTCCCTGCTGCCGGCAGGGTCGATGACACCCTCTCTTCTGCATCAGTCTCACGAGGGGTTAGACTTCTCACGGGACCTTCCAGCCCCAGCAATAACGACAACTCAGCCCAGCACCGTCAAGGACGACAGTGAAAAACTAGAAATACTAGGATCTCAAGATGAAAGCAGTGTCCCTGCTTGTGTTTCTCTCCCTCTGGTCTCAAAGAGCTCCAAGTgtcacagcagtgctgcagtcAGCCCTGAACAGGATTCAGGCTCTAGTTCAAACCAAGATCAGCAGCCATCGGCATCTGTGACACTGACGCAGGAGTCTTTGGGAACCACGGAGGAGATCAGCAATGCAGAGCAGTCAGATGATTCTTCGTTTAAGCCCCCTAAGGAAAGCCAGATGCCAGAAATTGTGCTATCGGATGCTGGCCGTGTGACAGCCCTTCACTTGGGATTGGAGGAGGAAGCCAATACCCCACAAGCCTTTCTCAATAATGAAGTTGAAGTTGTATCAGGTCACCAGGACTCCGCGATTAGGATGTTACCGGATAGTTCAGAGTCTGCCTGTTTGGAGCAGTCCAGGGAAGAAAAGATGTCCGAGTTGAGTGGCAGTACTGTACCTGTGTGTCAGGAGGACACGCAGCCCAAAGGAGATGAATTAGAAAGAGAGAGGATCGGAGGAGTGAGTCTGGACAAGGAAGAAGTTGAGAAAATTGAGCAAGTAGCAATACAGATCATTTCTAAGGTCATTTTGGCAGCAACTGAGGAAGTGCTGTCTGGTTCTGTAAGTGATGTGTCCAGTCGGAtctgccaggctgcagccagccgAGTCGAGAGGCCTCTGGAGAGGGCAAGCACTGTTCCTTCTGATCAGGTGCTTGCAGCAGAAGCTGTGGGAGGAGGTGAGAGCGCTGCTGCTAAGAGTGCTGTGGTGCTGACACCCACGCAGGTGGAGGAATGTGATCAGCGTGTGACATGCTCCAGCTGTTTAACACACAGCTGTTTATCCAGCCCTGTTCAGGGAGACACGAAAGAGTGTCAGGTAAAGGACTGTGTGCATGGTGAGTCACAAGGAGTTGATCGGACTCCTGTGGCAAGCCATGGAGGGTCACTGGGAAAGTCAAACTTGGTTATGGAGGACTCTGGGTGCAGCATGTGTGCATCTGATGGTGCTACAAGTGCAGAGGACCCACTGCAGAACACAACACTGTCTGTCACATCAGGCCAGCATTCGGACTTACTGAGCACATCTGCAGCCCAAGACACTTCTGTTGAGCAGAGCTCGGTACCAAGTGAAAAGCCTCCTACCCCGAAGCTCCCTGAAGACAGCAAAGTGCCATACAGTAACGGGATGCTGAAGGAAGATGGGCCAGACCCGCGTCAGGACAGTAACTGGACAGCAGAGATTGATGGAGATCACTCGGGAGGTAAGAGATTTGAAAAACCTCATACAAAAGCGTGGTGAACAAGCACTTGATGTGCTGAATCCCCATTGCTTCACTACCATATTCAGATGAATCCTCTTCGTGTTTAACTCTTTCCCAGCAGATAAATTTTTAAGCCCCTGTTCAGGTGGGTATAACTACTCTGAGCATCTGCTGTCAGAATTCCCATCTCTGTAGTACCTGGTGTTAGCTCGGTGATGTTCAGCATATACTGCAACAGGGTGAACGGGCTGGTTCCCATTCAGCACAAACTTATTGCTGAAAGTGAAGCATGTGCTTGAGCAGCCCAGTGAACTGCAGTGTGTCTGGGCATAGGTCAGGCTGGTGAACATCTTATGGGTTTGAGACCTGCTAATGCAAATTTCTGCTTTGGATCAGACAGCTTCTAATAAGCATTGGGATCTAATCTCTTCTTGTGTGGGGCCTTCTGGGGTGCTGCTGCATGAACCCAAGAAGTACTCTAATAAATCATGATAAAATCAGTTGATTGCAGACCAATTACCCTGGAGCCTGTTCTCCCTTGGAAGGGTAGGTGTACGCCAAGTAATCTCAACAGGCAGTGATGCTCACAGAGTTCCTCCATCTGTCTCTATTGTTTTTGCCTTCCAGATCCTGGATGATGTGTGCCTGGCAGAATACAAAGGTGTCTGAGCAAATGTTGACCCATGTGACCTTGGGGATGGATGTTAAAATCCTTTATAGGACCCTGTGGTGCCAACAGCCCTTAATGACAGGATgcctttgtaattgctgcaaaGTAGTGGGGATCCTGCTTGTTGTAAGACATGGACTGAGTTTGCCAAAAACTAAGGATTAAACCCACAAAGTGTTGTGACTAGTGAGAGTAACTATAGGAAGAAAATAGTTTTGTCTTGCTGTGAATGCTGGTGCGATGGGAATGTGCTGTGCAGCCTGGTGATGACGGGGGCTAAAAGGTCTGTGCTGAGACAGCTGAAGGCTAGGGGAGAGGGGATATCACAGGTAAAGTTGCTGATGTGTCTGTGTTGGATAAGAGGTCCTACAGCTGACCTTCACACCCAGCTCTGAGACTCAAATCCTCCTCCTTGTCTAGAAGGGCTGTGGCAAACAGCTGCACTGTTTGCCTTTGACTTTCTAGGCATCTGTGCTGTATTGCTAGCTAAGATGTAGAAAAGCAgctattggattttttttctttttggtcttaTGTTGGAATGGTTTGAATACCTACAAGGAGGAGATGATCTTTGTGTTCCTGCCTGTTTATCTGGAGGAAGGACCAGTCTTGTGATATGCTGAGCAGGAGGAAGCTGTTTTAGTTCTTCTCCTTCCCAAGTGGAAACCACCTTGATATTGACTGATGGTTTGTGAACAAACCATAGATCAATTCAGGTTCCTTGTTTCCTCAAGCATATGAGAAGTTTGGGCAAATTATGAGCACAGCTGACACTCTTAAGTCCCCGTGCAGCCCCTGTTTGGGCAGGAATGTGATGTCAGCGCGGTAAGCAGATGAGCATTCTGTGCCCTCCTCCTGGTGTGCTGAACTCCTGTGATGAGCCCTGTGTAAGCCatgcagaaaatgcaaaatatccttctagagcagcagctctgtgctgatgTTAGAGCTCCCGTTCAGTTGGTAACACTGACTTTTAGTGTCTTGTCTCTCTGCTGTCTAAGGTGTCACTGTTTGAAAGGCTCCTGCTGAAACTGAATTTCCTTCTGTTGCACTCCCAGAGGTGTTCAGGATTTCCTCTGGGAACAAAAGGAAACTCCTAGTAAACTGCGTGATAGGGCTTGACTCTTACTGAAATGCTGCAGCTTGGTACAGGAACGTCCTGCATGAATCCATGGGAAAAGCTCAACCTAACCTTTGTATTAAATGATATATTTTCATGGCCTTGTGTATGGTGGCTGGGTTAATTGTGTGGGTTGTCTGAGTGCTGATAGGTGCCTGTGTTTTGTAGGTTCGGATGTAAATAGCATGGATTCTGTGGACAGTGGCTGTGCCCTGGGGAAGACAGCAACTCGCCAGAACTCTAAGCCAGGAGGAGAATCCAGCAAGTCTGACCTCACTATCTGGGAAATCGAGGTTCCAAAGGTAACCAGGCACCAGCCCATCGTGCTTCTCGCCCTGCCCTACATAGTGATCTGGTTCTTGCAGTCTGGTAGTGGCTCAATGCAATCTCAAGGAGATCAACAAATAAACAAGGATTTAAGCATTTAGCTCCTGTTACAACTCAACAGGAGTGAAGAGGCTGTGCACTGCTGTAAAGAAGAGGCATGTAAGGGCTATGCCCAGGGTAACACCGGGTGTTAAACTCATTACTCCCCAtttagagagattttttttccctgctatgTAGGAGGGATGTTTCAACTGCTTGTCTAAACTCCTCCTCACAAGCTGAATGCTGATTTGAGCTATTCTATGGAGCTGCTTGCATCTCCATCTTCATAATGAGATTTCTTTTGGGTCATTATAAAGAGAGAGGATGTGTTCTTAGGGCTGTGTTCATCCCTTCTTTCCAACTTTATGCAAAACTGCTCATGGCTGCCAGACGTGTCATTGCTCTTGCAGTTCAGCTCCTCAGCAGATCTGGATGCTGATGATCAGTAAAGCGAAACTGCATCTCCTGGTAGGATAAATGTGCTGCTGCCTTGAGTGCACCCTGCAAAGCTGCCCCAGGGCTATGTAGCCTAATAGGCATGATAGATTAGAAAGGGAGTAAACCAAGCTAATTAGCTTGCTTTAAAATTGCTGCAGCATAGTATATATTTTGAATGAAAGATGAATATAgcatgttttccttcctttaacCTTTAAAAGAGAAGTCCAGACTGGGAGAGGATGTGATTTCACTGGCCGTGGGAAGACAGTAGCATTTACTGGGCctgattttgttctgtttgggTTTTATGTTCTTCTGCAAGATATAAAGATAAATCTGTTAAAATGAGCTGCACTTACTGATCTGTATCTGCCTTGACTTATCACAGACCAACTGAAGTCTGCATTGGGATGGTATTACCTTGTGTTCATCCTGCCTGGCTCTTTGCAGGAACTGGGAATGTGGGTGAAATAAGGCATGGAGAGTGTTACTTGATTTGTATTTCTCTTCctgacagtttttcttttctcttccatgAAGCATTTAGTTGGCCGCTTGATTGGCAAACAAGGGAGGTACGTGAGCTTCTTGAAGCAAACATCTGGTGCCAAAATTTATATCTCAACACTACCTTATTCCCATGACTTCCAGATCTGTCACATTGAAGGTGAGATTTCTCTGTTCAGTCTTATACCCAGCTTGTTGGTTGTAATTAGATGGGCAAGGGTTTCAGAACAGTTGTACAGTCTGAGTCTGGTGCTTTATaaaacttttctgcttttttttttctgcaaattgtTGGTGTGGCCCAGAAGGTTTCTTGTAGTGTTCCCTAGCTTCTCATAGGGCATGTGTCCCCAGTATATTTCTGTAACAGATCTTCTACTGGATTTTTGTCTTCCAGGTTCCCAGCATGATGTAGAAAAAGCACTGAGCCTTATTGGCAAGAAGTTCAAAGAGCTAAGTCTTACCAACATCTATGCTCCACCTCCACCATCGCTGACGCTTCATTCCCTCCCTATGACTTCCTGGGTAAGCCTCAGCTTGCTGCATGTGCTGGTGTCAGGGTGGAAGGCTGCTGTTGGTCACGGCCATTCATAGCATGCCATGTCCACGTGGCCCTTTACCAGTAACAACATGCTGGTTCACAGGTTTCCTCAAAACACCTTTGCATCTGTGTGGTTACCTGTTGTCCAGCTTGCGTAACTGCTACAGATGAGATTAGCTGCCTGCTGTTCTGCTACACGTAGAATGGAAATAGAACTGGGAGATGCAGCTGAATGTAGATGTAGATGAATGTTCTACCAGGCTGGGGTTAATGTCATGTAATTGTGCATCTGACCTAGTAGGCTTTGTCCTCCAGACTAGGGGTTTGCCTGAGGAAATACCACTTCAGGTTGGAGCTGATTAGATTGCCTGCCCCTTCTGCTTAGGGGCACTTGCTGAGAGATCAAAATGTCACACTGCTGTGTTGTCATTACTGACACTGCCCTAAATCTTGAAGCTAGTCTTCTCAAAATGTTTTACTTTCTAATGGTATCTAATTGCACTTAGAGAAGGCTTTCACATTAGTGTTCCAGAGGAGTTCTCATGCTTCTTGTGCTGTATAGATGCTTAGAAACACTCTTTTGCTTGCATTGgacatttaaaatgtatatagtAACTGCACATAACTGTCTCCATGGATCTAAAGCTCCCACAGAGATTACCTTGGTGTTAAAAGCTCTGTGGGTAAGGCAAGTTGTACTGTGTTGATAGTGCAATGTGACATGACCTGCATCATTGCTAATTCTGCTCACTGATCTTTTGGGTAAATAAGTCCtacagctgctctgtgctgataGTCTTTTTGTATACAAGATGGGCCCTTCCCTAAATCTGACTTCCTGTACTACAGCATAGTACTGAGCACACTGAGTACTTCCTGGTCCTGATCCAAAGCAGCCTTTGGAAGTGAATTATCATCGTATTAGTGCTTTCCCACTGGTGTCTGTCAGCCTCAGGAGTTGGTGGTGGAACAAGGAGTTGCTCTGAGTGTCTAATGTGACTGAAGCTTGTGTTGTAATAAACACTAATGagtatttttctcctccctgtgGCAGTTGATGCTCCCAGATGGAGTCACTGTAGAAGTGGTTGTGGCTAACCAAGTCAATGCAGGACACATGTTTCTACAGCAACATACGCACCCCACTTTCCATGTCCTGCGTAGCCTGGACCAGCAGATGTATGTCTGCTATTCTCAACCTGGAATTCCAACCCTGCCAACACCTGTAGAAGGCAAGTAACTTGGCTGCTCACAAGTTGTTTAGTTGAGGCTTCCTCTGAAGTCATACAAAAGCCCAATGCTCCTGGGTTAGGTTTGGGAAGTCTCTCAGTAGATGAGAATATTTCACTTGTCATTTCATGGCTTCTCAAGCTGTTGTCAGAGTACAGATGTTGCTTTACTTTCTTATGCCACTCATCACTGGAGTGCGTCCCAGGCCACTTAGTTGCATGTTGAAATTCAGAATGAGATCAGATCCGTCTCAGTTTCTTTCTAATTAACTTAGTGTCTGGTATGTTTTTGCTAACAATGTAGAACTGCTTCTGAATCTATCATGCAGCTGTTGGGATGCAGTGTAAAGCAGAAGCTGCATCACATGGAAGGGGTTATTAGCACTTGCTTTACTGTTGGAGACGGACCTTGCTGCTGGTGATCAAAGGCTGGGACAGAGGTGTATACCCGCATAGAACAGCGTCATGTTGGCAGAGACTTAAGACTAAAACCCACCTCTGTCTCACCTGTAGGCCTTATCTGATGGGGGTGTGGGTGGTGCTGAAAGAAGATAAAAGCAGTGGAAGAAGTGCTGTTGATTCTCAGTAGATAACTGCAGTACTGCTAACGTGTGAAGTGCTGATTTCTGGAAGTCTTCTAATGCTGACCCTCTCCGTGCTCTTGTGCTTTGCAGTTGGTATTATCTGCGCAGCTCCAGGCCTGGATGGGGCATGGTGGCGGGCTCAAGTTGTTGGCTACATCAAAGAGAGCAGCGAAGTGGAGATCAGATACGTGGACTATGGAGGATATGATAGAGTGAAGATTGACACACTCAGACAAATCAGGTCTCTAGCTCCTTTTCTGTAGCCTGAGGCAATATCTGGCTTGAAACTCCATCAGAGGCATCCGTGTTGTTTGAATAGGGTTTTTCACTGCTGAAATGAGAAGTGTTAGAATGACTTGTCCCAGCAGAGGGCGTGGATTTCTTAAGAGCTTACTGTGCTCCTGCAATTTCTCTTCTCCCCTTGAAAAAAAGTCATGCAACTTCTGCCCCTTCAGCACATGGATGCAAAAGGATGCTTTCAGGAGTCCCAAGGGTGTAATTGAGTTAGGAATAAAACTGAAGTTCTGTATGCCTCACCCTCACTGGCTGTCAGAGCTGTATACCAGCCCGTTAAATACTCGATTGCCCTATGAAGAACCCACAGGGGCTTGGGGGGTAAGAAGCACAACCTACATTATGGAGGTGATCTTTGGTTGGAGCCCAATCCAATTTCTTGTGGTAATCAGACAATTTCTTGCTGTTTAGATTTGTGGAAGAACAGTCTGATTGTTTTGGACTGTCATCAATTTTAAACTGAATTCCTGTTAGTGTAATTAATCAATGTCACCTTAAAGAATATAGAAGTAATTTAAAGGTATGTTCTTAACTCCTTTCTCTTTTAAGGTCTGATTTTGTAACACTACCTTTCCAAGGAGCAGAAGTTTTACTAGACAACGTGGTGCCACTTCCAGGTAATGGAGCTCTTGAGAGGTACTGTTGGCACTCCTCCTGCAGGCTTAAATGAATACCTGCTACATGCAAGCAGTGCTTTGGTCTAAACTTTCTCTCTTCTATTGCAAGTGCAGCCTTTGAGGTGACAAGCAAGGattggaagaaatatttttcttctgaatcagCTAGTATGGCACAAGCTGTCTGACTCAAGGGGAAGTTCATAAATATCCAGGCTTTTTCCTGTATGAAGGAGAGAATGAATTACTCTCTCAAACAGCAAGCTTGCAGGTCTGGCAGAGTGTAACTAAGTAGCTGTAACTACTCTGCCTTCTGCTGTAGAGTAACTGTAAATGCAAACTTGATTTCTAATTTGCTAGACAAATACCTGACATTTTCCTGCTGAAATGCCTGATGTGTACATTCTGTGTTCAAAAGACTGCCCTCTGAGCACTGGAATGTCAGTCACTGCCTAGAAATGTTTTCtatatttttggttggtttCTGTTTCCTGgtgttgggcttttttttttttttttttttaagattctcACTGTATCAGTATCTAAAAAATGGCCTTCCTATGGTGCAGAAGGGGTAAGCTAGGGGTCAGGCTGGGTTTTATTACTGGAGCTTCTGGCTGGCAGGACTTTAGTACAGGCCCTGCCAAGACTGTAGATAGCAAGGTTTAAGCTGCTGCTAGCAGAGGTGAGGTGAGTGGTTTACACATTGCCTGAGGCCATCTACCTCCTTCAGTATTTGCAGAGAtgtagggagttcacttgttgcTGGAGATTATCTCAGGGCAGGGACCACAAAggtgaaacttttattttttcaacaatTTAATAGGAAATAAGCAGCTTTTGtctgaaataaaagcacttATGTCCTGTGTCCAATCACTTCGTTGGCTGGGACATGAGCTTCCTGCTGCATTATGTGTGTGGTGttagcagcagcaccaccatcAGCTGTGCAGGTTGTGAGATTTGGGCTTCCAGTGCTTGCAGAGCATGCATTTGGCATTGGTCAGGTGCCAGCCAGCCTGTGGGACAAATATTTGAGTTTTCTGCATATAGTATTGCACTCAGTGCAAGGTCAGGAAAGTTCTGAGGAGTCCTGAGGCCCCTGACCTTAGTTTATTAATCTTCAAAATATTAATGGCAGCTCAAAGGCACTGCAGAAGaatactgcttttatttttaaagcttcctAATTCATCAGTCACTTATATTCACATTAACTTGGCTAGTGGCTTTAAAAAGCACTTCATCCTGTCCCCTCAGCAACACAGCAGGCATAATACTTCTGTGTTCTCCAGCTTAATAGACTGGTTTCAGCAAGTGCCTACAGCAACCGTAGGTGAGGATTCTCTGGCCTAACTTATGTGGAAGGTCAGACGAGATTAGTTTAATAGTG
It includes:
- the AKAP1 gene encoding A-kinase anchor protein 1, mitochondrial, producing the protein MALRFRTLFPYAIPGVLALLGCWWIYSYRKKHPSNHNRQVVAIAEEQQKELPENDSSPKTEARVPQRLPLSSEEERPENETSTSLLPAGSMTPSLLHQSHEGLDFSRDLPAPAITTTQPSTVKDDSEKLEILGSQDESSVPACVSLPLVSKSSKCHSSAAVSPEQDSGSSSNQDQQPSASVTLTQESLGTTEEISNAEQSDDSSFKPPKESQMPEIVLSDAGRVTALHLGLEEEANTPQAFLNNEVEVVSGHQDSAIRMLPDSSESACLEQSREEKMSELSGSTVPVCQEDTQPKGDELERERIGGVSLDKEEVEKIEQVAIQIISKVILAATEEVLSGSVSDVSSRICQAAASRVERPLERASTVPSDQVLAAEAVGGGESAAAKSAVVLTPTQVEECDQRVTCSSCLTHSCLSSPVQGDTKECQVKDCVHGESQGVDRTPVASHGGSLGKSNLVMEDSGCSMCASDGATSAEDPLQNTTLSVTSGQHSDLLSTSAAQDTSVEQSSVPSEKPPTPKLPEDSKVPYSNGMLKEDGPDPRQDSNWTAEIDGDHSGGSDVNSMDSVDSGCALGKTATRQNSKPGGESSKSDLTIWEIEVPKHLVGRLIGKQGRYVSFLKQTSGAKIYISTLPYSHDFQICHIEGSQHDVEKALSLIGKKFKELSLTNIYAPPPPSLTLHSLPMTSWLMLPDGVTVEVVVANQVNAGHMFLQQHTHPTFHVLRSLDQQMYVCYSQPGIPTLPTPVEVGIICAAPGLDGAWWRAQVVGYIKESSEVEIRYVDYGGYDRVKIDTLRQIRSDFVTLPFQGAEVLLDNVVPLPDEDHFSSEADAAVSEMTRGAALLAQVTNYDNATGLPLIQLWSMMGDEVVSINRTLVERGFAQWVDNY